One genomic region from Cellulomonas hominis encodes:
- a CDS encoding histidine phosphatase family protein, translating to MTAGRVVLWRHGRTAHNAGARLQGQSDIPLDDVGVWQAETAAAALASRYRPTRIVASDLGRAHATAQALADRTGLPVHTDARVRERSFGEWEGMTSAEIAERWPEQHAAWVAGREPERVGAESRADVLTRMVDAVTAEAAALERDDTLVVVSHGAAISLALVGLLGLPSEWRGVSGMSNAHWCEVQPGRPGSTPGWRLEALNVGPVHASSDWNAGPDRPERTMDEEVRDPA from the coding sequence GTGACCGCCGGGCGCGTCGTCCTCTGGCGGCACGGGCGCACCGCGCACAACGCCGGCGCGCGCCTGCAGGGCCAGTCGGACATCCCGCTGGACGACGTGGGCGTGTGGCAGGCGGAGACCGCCGCCGCCGCGCTGGCCAGCCGGTACCGCCCGACCCGGATCGTCGCGTCCGACCTGGGCCGCGCCCACGCGACCGCGCAGGCGCTCGCCGACCGGACGGGGCTGCCCGTGCACACCGACGCGCGCGTGCGCGAGCGCTCGTTCGGCGAGTGGGAGGGCATGACGTCGGCGGAGATCGCCGAGCGCTGGCCCGAGCAGCACGCCGCGTGGGTCGCCGGTCGCGAGCCGGAGCGCGTGGGCGCCGAGTCCCGCGCCGACGTGCTGACCCGCATGGTCGACGCCGTCACCGCGGAGGCGGCCGCGCTCGAGCGGGACGACACCCTCGTGGTCGTCTCGCACGGGGCCGCGATCAGCCTCGCCCTCGTGGGCCTGCTCGGCCTGCCGTCGGAGTGGCGCGGTGTCTCCGGCATGTCGAACGCCCACTGGTGCGAGGTCCAGCCGGGCCGCCCCGGCTCCACGCCCGGGTGGCGCCTGGAGGCCCTGAACGTCGGTCCGGTGCACGCGTCCTCGGACTGGAACGCGGGGCCGGACCGGCCGGAGCGGACCATGGACGAGGAGGTGCGGGACCCCGCCTGA
- a CDS encoding DinB family protein, whose protein sequence is MTDGSTQGRGTDREPVPWAAPDAGDEVATLLGALEAQRATFAWKVAGLDHDALTTRVAASSITLGGLVKHLALVEVLWFCTSLVGERPGEPWESVDWDASPEWPWTSAADDEPEELYALWRTSVERARVGVAAALADGGLDHLTVWSPDEDAPRVSLRRVLADLIQEYARHTGHADLYREAIDGLVGQDPEVPPDLYPVPASGRPGPSG, encoded by the coding sequence ATGACGGACGGCAGCACGCAGGGACGCGGCACGGACCGCGAGCCGGTGCCCTGGGCAGCGCCGGACGCCGGTGACGAGGTGGCGACGCTGCTCGGCGCGCTCGAGGCGCAGCGGGCGACGTTCGCGTGGAAGGTCGCGGGCCTGGACCACGACGCGCTCACCACCCGCGTCGCGGCGTCCTCGATCACCCTCGGTGGCCTCGTGAAGCACCTGGCGTTGGTCGAGGTGCTCTGGTTCTGCACCAGCCTGGTCGGGGAGCGACCGGGGGAGCCGTGGGAGTCGGTGGACTGGGACGCCTCGCCGGAGTGGCCGTGGACGTCCGCGGCCGACGACGAGCCCGAGGAGCTCTACGCCCTCTGGCGGACGTCCGTCGAGCGGGCGCGGGTGGGGGTCGCGGCGGCGCTCGCGGACGGCGGGCTCGACCACCTGACGGTCTGGTCGCCCGACGAGGACGCGCCGAGGGTCAGCCTGCGCCGGGTGCTCGCGGACCTGATCCAGGAGTACGCGCGGCACACCGGCCACGCGGACCTGTACCGGGAGGCGATCGACGGGCTCGTCGGCCAGGACCCCGAGGTGCCGCCCGACCTGTACCCGGTGCCGGCATCGGGGCGGCCGGGCCCGAGCGGGTGA
- the rsfS gene encoding ribosome silencing factor: MSASDRAVELTVAAARAAADLKAQEIIALDVSGQLVLTDAFVIASGTNERQVGAIVDAVEESLHELGAKPLRREGKSEGRWVLIDFGEIVVHVQHAEDRTYYALERLWKDCPVIELPADVHGTSEAGE; encoded by the coding sequence GTGTCGGCATCCGACCGCGCCGTCGAGCTCACCGTGGCGGCCGCCCGTGCCGCCGCCGACCTCAAGGCCCAGGAGATCATCGCCCTCGACGTGAGCGGCCAGCTCGTCCTCACGGACGCGTTCGTCATCGCGTCCGGCACCAACGAGCGGCAGGTCGGCGCGATCGTCGACGCCGTCGAGGAGTCGCTGCACGAGCTCGGCGCCAAGCCGCTGCGCCGCGAGGGCAAGTCCGAGGGCCGCTGGGTCCTCATCGACTTCGGCGAGATCGTCGTGCACGTCCAGCACGCCGAGGACCGCACCTACTACGCCCTCGAGCGCCTGTGGAAGGACTGCCCGGTCATCGAGCTGCCCGCCGACGTCCACGGGACGTCCGAGGCGGGGGAGTGA